DNA from Petropleomorpha daqingensis:
GCGATCTTCCAGAGCCTCAACCTCATCTACGACGCCCGGCCCGACATCGTCATGGTGTTCGGCGCCGACCACGTGTACCGGATGGACCCGGGCCAGATGATCGACCAGCACCTGCAGACCGGTGCCGGGGTGACCATCGCCGGGCTGCGGGTCCCGCGGCACGAGGCGACCGGGTTCGGCGTCATCGACGCCGACGCCGACGGCAAGGTGCGCGGATTCTTGGAAAAACCAGCGGAGCCGCCCGGTTTGCCGGACTCGCCCGAGGAGAGCTTCGCCTCCATGGGCAACTACGTCTTCAGCACCGAGATGCTGCTGGAGGCGCTGCGTGCCGACGCCGCGGACGAGTCGTCGGCCCACGACATGGGCGGCTCGATCATGCCGATGCTGGCCGAGCAGGGCGAGGCCTGGGTCTACGACTTCTCCACCAACATCGTCCCGGGCGCGACCGAGCGCGACCACGGCTACTGGCGCGACGTGGGGACGATCGACTCGTACTTCGACGCGCACATGGACCTCGTGTCCGTGACGCCGATCTTCAACCTCTACAACGACCGCTGGCCGATCCTCACCTCGCCGCCGCAGCTGCCCCCGGCCAAGTTCGTGCTCGGCGGCCGCGCGGAGGAGTCGATGGTCAGCGCCGGCGCGATCATCGGCGGTGGCTCGGTGCACCACTCCGTCGTCTCACCGGGCGTGCGGATCGAGCGCGGCGCCCGGGTCGAGGACAGCGTGCTCATGGACGGCGTCATCATCGGCGAGGGTGCCTACGTCCGCCGGGCGATCCTCGACAAGAACGTCGTCGTCCCGGCGTGGGCGCGGATCGGCGTCGACCACGACTTCGACAAGCAGCACTACGACGTCTCCGCCGGCGGCGTCGCCGTCCTCGGCAAGGGCGCCCGCGCCATCGTCTAGCGCTTCGTCGGCTCGTTCCGCTTGGTGGCGAC
Protein-coding regions in this window:
- the glgC gene encoding glucose-1-phosphate adenylyltransferase, translated to MRGGPRVLGIVLAGGEGKRLAPLTQDRAKPAVPFGGNYRLIDFVLSNLVNAEVRQIAVLTQYKSHSLDRHITTTWRLSQLLGNYITPVPAQQRLGPRWYTGSADAIFQSLNLIYDARPDIVMVFGADHVYRMDPGQMIDQHLQTGAGVTIAGLRVPRHEATGFGVIDADADGKVRGFLEKPAEPPGLPDSPEESFASMGNYVFSTEMLLEALRADAADESSAHDMGGSIMPMLAEQGEAWVYDFSTNIVPGATERDHGYWRDVGTIDSYFDAHMDLVSVTPIFNLYNDRWPILTSPPQLPPAKFVLGGRAEESMVSAGAIIGGGSVHHSVVSPGVRIERGARVEDSVLMDGVIIGEGAYVRRAILDKNVVVPAWARIGVDHDFDKQHYDVSAGGVAVLGKGARAIV